A genomic stretch from Elusimicrobiota bacterium includes:
- a CDS encoding DUF5675 family protein, translated as MKYGVLTRTRTNDEGTVGSLVIYEDEQKTRKLLGCVTQEPPWRWNAPEVSCVPAGRLLFKERFDSPKHGHVYQEWDDPSTPQREDVPGRPYIQIHALNLAGDTRLGFVRQSDGCLGLGRSVALFKAGTQPAGAKDQHGVTESGPTLAEFMAVMAGDLLQLNIQWAPGVMPPMSA; from the coding sequence ATGAAGTACGGCGTCCTGACGCGCACTCGCACCAACGACGAGGGCACCGTTGGGTCCCTGGTCATCTACGAAGACGAGCAGAAGACGCGCAAGCTGCTCGGGTGCGTGACGCAGGAGCCCCCCTGGCGGTGGAACGCGCCGGAAGTCAGCTGCGTCCCGGCCGGCCGCCTCTTGTTCAAGGAGCGGTTCGACAGCCCGAAGCACGGGCACGTCTACCAGGAGTGGGACGATCCCAGCACCCCCCAACGCGAGGACGTCCCCGGAAGGCCTTATATCCAAATCCACGCTTTGAACCTGGCTGGGGACACGCGCCTTGGCTTCGTGCGGCAGTCGGACGGCTGCCTGGGCCTGGGCCGCTCCGTGGCGTTGTTCAAGGCAGGCACCCAGCCCGCCGGCGCCAAGGACCAGCACGGCGTCACCGAGTCGGGCCCCACGCTGGCCGAGTTCATGGCCGTCATGGCAGGCGACCTGCTGCAGCTGAATATCCAGTGGGCCCCCGGCGTGATGCCGCCGATGAGTGCGTAA
- a CDS encoding response regulator: protein MAEVLFVDDDADLTTLMAHSLSKAGHHVATCASGLEALSRLGIEPNDASAKSPDLLVLDIMMPKADGYVVATLIRNTPHTRNIPILVVSALHEMSRSFTATVRVDGFLPKPFSLEDLIGNVARILDQGKARA from the coding sequence ATGGCGGAAGTGCTGTTCGTCGATGACGATGCGGACCTGACCACGCTGATGGCCCACTCCCTGAGCAAGGCCGGTCATCATGTCGCCACCTGCGCGTCTGGACTGGAGGCGCTCAGCAGATTGGGCATCGAGCCCAATGATGCCTCCGCCAAATCCCCCGACCTCTTGGTCCTGGACATCATGATGCCCAAGGCGGATGGCTATGTGGTCGCAACCCTCATCCGTAACACCCCGCACACCCGGAATATCCCCATCCTCGTGGTCTCGGCTCTGCACGAGATGAGCCGCAGTTTCACGGCCACGGTCCGGGTGGACGGCTTCCTCCCCAAGCCCTTTTCCCTGGAGGACCTCATCGGCAATGTGGCGAGGATCCTCGACCAAGGCAAGGCCCGGGCCTGA